From Sphingobium sp. RAC03, a single genomic window includes:
- a CDS encoding LacI family DNA-binding transcriptional regulator produces the protein MAVNEKITSFDIATLAGVSQPTVSRALRGDPTVSEGTRKRIEAIARQLNYAVDKNASSLRRGKSNTLALLFFEDLLPDESWINPFFLSMLGPILQTCAKRGYDLLTSFQQLSTDWHVDYEDSRKADGIILLGYGNYEIYRVRLEQLVAQGTHFVRWGSVDDHALGMTIGCDNRQGGRDAGRHLIERGRRSIAFLGDASNRYPEFRDRYAGLTEAMVEAGLPVDPGLHVDALSIEHSGHEAARRLIARGIPFDAIFAGSDLIAIGAMRALEEAGMTVPNDVAMIGFDDIPAVSLTRPPLTTVAQDYLLAGEVLVDALIAQIKGKPVTPTLLAPRLVSRMTA, from the coding sequence ATGGCCGTCAATGAGAAAATCACGTCGTTCGACATCGCGACATTGGCCGGTGTTTCCCAGCCGACCGTATCGCGCGCGCTGCGCGGCGACCCCACGGTCAGCGAGGGGACGCGCAAGCGGATCGAGGCGATCGCCCGCCAGCTCAACTATGCGGTGGACAAGAATGCGTCGTCGCTGCGCCGGGGAAAGAGCAACACGCTGGCGCTGCTGTTCTTCGAGGATCTGCTGCCCGACGAAAGCTGGATCAATCCCTTCTTCCTGTCGATGCTGGGGCCGATCCTGCAAACCTGCGCCAAGCGGGGCTATGACCTGCTGACATCCTTCCAGCAATTGTCGACCGACTGGCATGTCGATTATGAAGATAGCCGCAAGGCCGACGGCATCATCCTGCTCGGCTATGGCAATTACGAGATTTATCGCGTTCGGCTGGAACAGCTGGTGGCACAGGGGACGCATTTCGTCCGCTGGGGTTCGGTCGATGACCATGCGTTGGGCATGACCATAGGCTGCGACAATCGGCAGGGTGGGCGCGATGCGGGCCGGCATCTGATCGAACGCGGCCGCCGCTCGATTGCCTTTCTGGGCGATGCGTCCAACCGCTATCCCGAATTTCGCGATCGTTATGCGGGGCTGACCGAAGCGATGGTGGAGGCGGGCCTGCCGGTCGATCCGGGTCTGCATGTCGATGCGCTGTCGATCGAACATTCCGGCCATGAAGCGGCGCGCCGCCTGATCGCGCGTGGCATTCCGTTCGATGCTATTTTCGCCGGGTCGGACCTGATCGCGATCGGCGCGATGCGCGCGCTGGAGGAGGCGGGGATGACGGTGCCGAACGATGTGGCGATGATCGGTTTCGACGATATTCCCGCGGTCAGCCTGACGCGCCCGCCGCTGACCACGGTTGCGCAGGATTATCTGCTTGCGGGCGAAGTGCTGGTCGATGCGCTGATCGCCCAGATCAAGGGCAAGCCGGTGACGCCGACGCTGTTGGCGCCACGGTTGGTCAGCCGGATGACCGCCTGA
- a CDS encoding alpha-amylase family glycosyl hydrolase has translation MRKRNPMLFAALMALATPALSAPAAPPAPADFRARLPEDEIIYFVLPDRFNNGDPRNDKGDFGGDRLTHGYDPTAKGFFHGGDLKGLTRRLDYIQGLGATAIWVGPIFRNKPVQGAKGQESAGYHGYWITDFTHVDPHFGTDADFAALVEAAHRRGMKVYMDIIANHTADVIQYRECAVSACTYRSRADYPYQRRGGVTGQPINPGFTSDDDHRPDNFAQLTDPSYAYTPYIPKGEEQAKTPAWLNDVTLYHNRGETTYRGESATMGDFVGLDDLMTENPRVIAGMIEIFGDWIDRFGVDGFRVDTARHVDPHFWQAFVPAMQARAKARGIPNFHIFGEVSESDILSGPLAWHTREGGFPSVLDFAFHQVAIQTVAGKGATALWEKMLQGDALYVEGEATARQLPTFISNHDNGRFATFVRRAFPAVSEQEVLDRVTLGHAMMLTLRGAPTLYYGDEQGFSGDGGDQDAREDMFGSKVAIYNDNRLVGTEATTATPRFDPSHSLYRTIASLARLRTAHPALRRGKQVVRARSEEPGLFALSRFDPDTGAEYLIAFNTSTAPIQTHVQVDVRSDAFATLAGAPCAGRAAAPGSLAVTLPPLGYSLCAVRAPSSPSAKSPE, from the coding sequence ATGCGAAAGCGCAATCCCATGCTGTTCGCAGCGCTGATGGCGCTGGCCACCCCCGCCCTGTCAGCACCCGCCGCGCCCCCCGCTCCCGCAGATTTTCGCGCCCGCCTGCCGGAGGATGAAATCATCTATTTCGTCCTGCCCGACCGTTTCAACAATGGCGATCCGCGCAATGACAAGGGCGACTTTGGCGGCGACCGGCTGACCCATGGCTATGACCCCACGGCCAAGGGCTTTTTCCATGGCGGCGACCTCAAAGGCCTCACCCGGCGGCTCGACTATATTCAGGGGCTGGGCGCGACCGCCATCTGGGTCGGCCCCATCTTCCGCAACAAGCCGGTGCAGGGTGCCAAGGGCCAGGAAAGTGCGGGCTATCACGGCTATTGGATCACCGACTTCACCCATGTCGATCCGCATTTCGGCACCGACGCCGATTTCGCGGCACTGGTGGAGGCCGCGCACAGGCGGGGCATGAAAGTCTATATGGACATCATCGCCAACCACACCGCCGACGTCATCCAATATCGCGAATGCGCCGTTTCCGCCTGCACCTACCGCTCGCGCGCGGACTATCCCTATCAACGGCGCGGCGGCGTCACCGGCCAGCCGATCAATCCCGGCTTCACCAGCGATGATGACCATCGCCCGGACAATTTCGCCCAGCTGACCGATCCGTCCTACGCTTATACGCCCTATATCCCCAAGGGCGAGGAACAGGCCAAGACGCCCGCCTGGCTGAACGACGTCACCCTCTATCACAACAGGGGCGAAACCACCTATCGCGGCGAAAGCGCGACGATGGGCGACTTTGTCGGGCTGGACGACCTCATGACCGAAAATCCGCGCGTCATCGCCGGGATGATCGAGATATTCGGCGACTGGATCGACCGTTTCGGTGTCGATGGCTTCCGCGTCGATACCGCCCGCCATGTCGACCCGCATTTTTGGCAGGCCTTCGTCCCCGCCATGCAGGCCCGCGCAAAAGCCAGGGGCATCCCCAATTTCCACATCTTCGGCGAAGTGTCGGAAAGCGATATCCTGTCCGGCCCGCTCGCTTGGCACACGCGCGAGGGCGGTTTTCCCTCGGTCCTCGACTTCGCCTTTCATCAGGTCGCGATCCAGACCGTCGCGGGCAAGGGCGCAACCGCCCTGTGGGAAAAGATGCTCCAGGGCGATGCCCTCTATGTCGAGGGTGAGGCTACCGCGCGGCAACTGCCGACCTTCATCAGCAATCACGACAACGGCCGCTTCGCGACCTTCGTCCGCCGCGCCTTTCCCGCCGTCAGCGAACAGGAAGTGCTGGACCGCGTCACGCTCGGCCACGCCATGATGCTGACGCTGCGCGGCGCACCGACGCTCTATTATGGCGATGAACAGGGATTTTCCGGTGACGGCGGCGATCAGGACGCGCGCGAGGATATGTTCGGCAGCAAGGTCGCCATCTACAATGACAACCGCCTCGTGGGCACGGAAGCGACGACCGCCACGCCCCGCTTCGATCCCTCGCACAGCCTCTATCGCACCATCGCCTCGCTCGCCCGCTTGCGCACCGCCCACCCTGCCCTGCGCCGGGGCAAGCAGGTGGTACGTGCCCGGTCGGAGGAACCCGGCCTGTTCGCCCTCTCCCGCTTCGACCCCGACACTGGCGCTGAATATCTGATCGCCTTCAACACATCGACCGCGCCGATCCAGACCCATGTCCAGGTCGATGTCCGCTCGGACGCTTTCGCCACGCTGGCGGGCGCACCCTGCGCTGGCCGAGCCGCTGCGCCTGGCAGCCTGGCCGTCACCCTCCCCCCTCTCGGCTACAGCCTGTGCGCTGTCCGCGCGCCGTCTTCGCCATCTGCAAAGTCCCCTGAATGA
- a CDS encoding alpha-glucosidase: protein MTDMPEPWWRGAAIYQIYPRSFADSNGDGIGDLNGITARLPYVASLGVDAIWLSPFFKSPMRDFGYDVSDYCDVDPIFGTLADFDALVARAHALGLRVIVDQVWAHTSDQHGWFVESRASRNNAKADWYVWADAKPDGSPPNNWQSVFGGPAWTWDARRGQYYMHSFLREQPQLHLHHPDVQAAVFDIIRFWLDRGVDGFRIDAINHSMHDPDLRDNPPAPDDGSLRTRPFDFQLKTYNQSHPNIPLFLEKVRSVFDAYPDRFTVAEVGGADSDREMKAFTQGDQRLNTAYGFDFLYAPALTSDLMKSALQKWPAEQGIGWPSWAFENHDAPRAVSRWAKDHDPQAYCRMKMLLLACLRGNIFLYYGEELGLSQVDIAFEDLQDPEAIANWPLTLSRDGARTPMPWIADAPYLGFSDAKPWLPIGEAHRPLAVDRQEADDASLLHWTRQVLALRKAYPALRTGTVDFRELPGDLLAFERSHGGEQLLCIFNLGDQPVSWTPHDAERWQPMLTCGGATAWHFPAAAALVAHYQGHIA from the coding sequence ATGACCGACATGCCTGAACCATGGTGGCGCGGTGCCGCCATCTACCAAATCTATCCGCGCAGCTTCGCCGACTCCAACGGCGACGGTATCGGCGACCTCAACGGCATTACCGCCCGCCTGCCTTATGTCGCGTCACTGGGCGTCGATGCGATCTGGCTGTCGCCCTTCTTCAAAAGCCCGATGCGCGACTTCGGCTATGACGTGTCGGACTATTGCGATGTCGATCCGATTTTCGGCACGCTCGCCGATTTCGATGCGCTGGTCGCCCGTGCCCATGCGCTGGGCCTGCGCGTCATCGTCGATCAGGTCTGGGCGCATACGTCGGACCAGCATGGCTGGTTCGTCGAAAGCCGCGCCAGCCGCAACAACGCCAAGGCCGACTGGTATGTCTGGGCCGATGCCAAGCCGGACGGATCGCCGCCCAATAATTGGCAGTCCGTCTTCGGCGGCCCCGCCTGGACCTGGGACGCGCGGCGCGGCCAATATTATATGCACAGCTTCCTGCGCGAACAGCCACAATTGCATCTGCACCACCCCGACGTGCAGGCGGCCGTGTTCGACATCATCCGCTTCTGGCTCGACCGGGGCGTCGATGGCTTTCGCATCGACGCGATCAACCATTCGATGCACGATCCAGATCTGCGCGATAATCCGCCCGCGCCCGACGATGGCAGCCTGCGCACCCGCCCGTTCGATTTCCAGCTCAAAACCTATAATCAAAGCCACCCGAACATCCCCCTTTTCCTCGAAAAGGTCCGCAGCGTGTTCGACGCCTATCCTGATCGCTTTACCGTCGCCGAAGTCGGCGGCGCGGACAGCGACCGGGAAATGAAGGCCTTTACCCAGGGCGACCAGCGCCTCAACACCGCCTATGGCTTCGACTTCCTCTATGCCCCTGCGCTGACCAGCGACTTGATGAAAAGCGCGCTGCAAAAATGGCCGGCGGAACAGGGGATCGGCTGGCCAAGCTGGGCCTTTGAAAATCACGATGCCCCCCGCGCCGTATCGCGCTGGGCCAAGGATCATGACCCGCAAGCCTATTGCCGGATGAAGATGCTGCTGCTCGCTTGCCTGCGCGGCAATATCTTCCTCTATTATGGCGAGGAATTGGGCCTGTCGCAGGTCGATATCGCGTTCGAGGATCTGCAAGACCCCGAAGCCATCGCCAATTGGCCACTCACCCTGTCCCGCGACGGCGCCCGCACGCCGATGCCGTGGATCGCCGATGCGCCCTATCTCGGTTTCTCCGACGCCAAACCCTGGTTGCCGATCGGGGAAGCGCATCGCCCGCTGGCCGTGGACCGGCAGGAGGCGGATGACGCCTCCCTGCTGCACTGGACCCGTCAGGTGCTGGCGCTGCGCAAAGCCTATCCTGCCCTGCGCACCGGCACCGTGGATTTTCGCGAACTGCCCGGCGACCTGCTCGCCTTTGAACGCAGCCATGGCGGCGAACAGCTGCTCTGCATCTTCAACCTTGGCGATCAGCCGGTCAGTTGGACGCCGCACGATGCGGAACGCTGGCAGCCGATGCTGACATGCGGCGGTGCCACGGCTTGGCACTTCCCCGCCGCCGCCGCCCTCGTCGCCCACTATCAAGGACATATAGCATGA
- a CDS encoding glycoside hydrolase family 97 protein, with the protein MTRLTAPTLRILAIPLFALSLAPIAARADVVAKAASPDGRITLTVSLDGEGRPSYAVQRDGQPLIADSRLGFMLTDAPKIERNLTLADTKRDRRDTTWTQPWGEWSTIRDNHSEIRLAFREKADLQREMDVTFRLFDDGVAFRYTLPDQPNLHHANIAEELTQFAFAQPGTAWWKPAFEWNREEYLYDKTPLDAVGTAQTVMTVKLASGTHVALHEAALVDYSAMNLARVQGNMFRAALTPGVGTAKVSRDAGFSTPWRTIAIADDAAGLYMNHMILNLNEPNKLGDVSGWIKPGKFVGVWWNMIKGEWSWARGPKHGATTANVRRYIDFAAASGIPAVLVEGWNVGWDGNWFGNGNAMNFSQPTEDFDADALAAYAKSKGVTLIGHHETGGSASHYDAQLDSAFKWAADHGEQVVKTGYVTDAGQIERVNADGTRNREWHEGQWMVNHYLRVVQAAAKYKVSIDSHEPVKDTGLRRTYPNWVSREGGRGMEYNAWVGGKNPPEHEANLAFTQMLGGPMDFTPGVLSLSGSEGSTIQSTIAKQLALYVVLYSPVVMAADTPENYAKYPGPFQFIKDVPTDWSDTRVLNGEVGDYVTIARKEKGGDDWYLGAVGDEEARASQVTLDFLDAGRSYVAEIYRDGPGADYRTDARHAIVIEKKTVRKGDRLTVALAPGGGQAIRFVASGKPRRR; encoded by the coding sequence ATGACGCGACTGACTGCGCCCACCCTCCGCATTTTGGCCATCCCGCTTTTCGCCCTGTCGCTGGCCCCTATTGCCGCGCGCGCCGATGTCGTCGCCAAGGCCGCCTCGCCCGATGGTCGCATCACCCTGACCGTCAGCCTGGATGGCGAAGGCCGCCCCAGCTACGCCGTGCAGCGCGACGGCCAGCCGCTGATCGCCGACAGCCGCCTTGGCTTCATGCTCACCGACGCGCCCAAGATCGAGCGCAACCTCACGCTGGCGGACACGAAGCGCGACCGGCGCGATACGACATGGACGCAGCCCTGGGGCGAATGGTCGACCATCCGCGACAACCATAGCGAAATTCGTCTCGCATTCCGCGAAAAGGCCGACCTTCAGCGCGAAATGGATGTGACCTTCCGCCTGTTCGACGATGGCGTAGCCTTCCGCTACACCCTGCCCGACCAGCCCAATCTGCACCATGCCAATATCGCCGAGGAACTGACCCAGTTCGCCTTCGCCCAGCCCGGCACCGCCTGGTGGAAGCCCGCCTTTGAATGGAACCGCGAAGAATATCTCTACGACAAGACGCCACTCGATGCGGTCGGCACGGCGCAGACCGTCATGACGGTGAAGCTCGCCAGCGGCACCCATGTCGCGCTGCATGAAGCGGCATTGGTCGATTATAGCGCGATGAACCTGGCGCGGGTGCAGGGCAATATGTTCCGCGCCGCCCTGACGCCGGGCGTTGGCACCGCCAAAGTCTCGCGCGATGCGGGTTTCTCGACGCCTTGGCGCACCATCGCGATCGCCGACGATGCGGCGGGCCTCTACATGAACCACATGATCCTGAACTTGAACGAGCCTAACAAGCTGGGCGACGTGTCGGGCTGGATCAAGCCGGGCAAGTTCGTGGGCGTCTGGTGGAACATGATCAAGGGCGAATGGAGCTGGGCGCGCGGGCCCAAACATGGCGCGACCACGGCCAATGTCCGCCGCTATATCGATTTTGCCGCCGCCAGCGGCATCCCCGCCGTGCTGGTCGAGGGATGGAATGTAGGCTGGGATGGCAATTGGTTCGGCAATGGCAATGCCATGAATTTCTCCCAACCGACCGAGGATTTCGACGCGGATGCGCTGGCGGCCTATGCGAAATCGAAGGGCGTCACGCTGATCGGCCATCATGAAACCGGCGGCTCGGCCAGCCATTATGACGCGCAACTCGACAGCGCCTTCAAATGGGCGGCCGACCATGGCGAACAGGTGGTGAAGACCGGCTACGTCACCGATGCCGGACAGATCGAGCGCGTGAATGCCGATGGCACCCGAAATCGCGAATGGCATGAGGGCCAGTGGATGGTGAACCACTATCTGCGCGTGGTGCAGGCGGCTGCCAAATATAAGGTCAGCATCGACAGCCACGAACCGGTCAAGGACACCGGCCTGCGCCGCACCTACCCCAATTGGGTGTCGCGCGAAGGCGGACGCGGCATGGAATATAATGCCTGGGTCGGCGGCAAGAACCCGCCCGAACATGAAGCCAATCTGGCCTTCACCCAGATGCTCGGCGGCCCTATGGACTTCACGCCCGGCGTCCTCAGCCTGTCCGGGTCGGAAGGCAGCACGATCCAATCGACGATCGCCAAGCAACTCGCCCTCTATGTGGTCTTGTATTCGCCCGTGGTGATGGCCGCCGATACGCCGGAAAATTACGCGAAATATCCCGGCCCCTTCCAGTTCATCAAGGATGTGCCGACCGACTGGTCCGACACCCGCGTCCTGAACGGCGAAGTCGGCGACTATGTCACGATCGCGCGCAAGGAAAAGGGCGGCGATGACTGGTATCTGGGTGCGGTTGGCGACGAAGAAGCCCGCGCCAGCCAGGTGACGCTCGATTTTCTGGATGCCGGGCGCAGCTATGTCGCGGAAATCTACCGTGACGGACCGGGCGCGGATTATCGCACCGACGCGCGCCACGCGATCGTGATCGAGAAGAAGACGGTCAGGAAGGGCGACCGGCTGACGGTCGCGCTGGCGCCCGGTGGCGGTCAGGCGATCCGTTTCGTGGCGAGCGGCAAACCACGCCGGCGCTGA
- a CDS encoding MFS transporter has product MDGQHDSTQVTRPRQGFAGLWNISFGFFGIQIGFALQNANMSRIFQSLGESLDDLALLWIAAPLTGLLVQPIIGHYSDRTWCRFGRRRPYFFVGALFAAAALIGMPNAPGLLAAAMMLWILDASLNISMEPFRAFVGDMLDKDQHMAGYALQTAFIGAGAVIGSATPWMLDQMGVANVAVGPGVPDTVRISFYIGGAALFLAVLWTVLTTREYAPDQMARFSRADDETAGRAPATRAMPAGGAGWIATGVVILAIVWTWSLEKELYLLGALLAAYGVARLVARWLHGQGRNDNLLSHVVGDFAAMPPLMKKLALVQFFTWSALFIMWIYTTPVVAQYMFGSADPASPAYNAGANWVGILFATYNGVAALAAPFLLQPLARRIGQANTHAIALMLGALGFLSFLFLRDAQLLLLSEIAIGIAWASTLAMPYAMLASSVPQAKLGIYMGLFNAFVVIPQLLVATVMGTIMRHAFPTEPIWTMAFAAGVMLLASVATLRCR; this is encoded by the coding sequence ATGGACGGGCAACATGACAGCACACAGGTAACCCGCCCGCGGCAGGGGTTTGCCGGGCTGTGGAATATCAGCTTCGGCTTCTTCGGCATCCAGATCGGCTTCGCCCTTCAGAACGCCAATATGAGCCGCATCTTCCAGTCGCTGGGCGAAAGTCTGGACGATCTGGCGCTGCTGTGGATCGCTGCGCCCCTGACCGGCCTGTTGGTTCAGCCGATCATCGGCCATTATAGCGACCGGACCTGGTGCCGGTTCGGTCGTCGCCGCCCCTATTTCTTTGTCGGCGCGCTGTTCGCGGCGGCAGCGCTGATCGGGATGCCCAATGCCCCCGGTCTGCTGGCGGCGGCGATGATGCTCTGGATACTCGACGCATCGTTGAACATATCGATGGAGCCGTTCCGCGCCTTTGTCGGCGACATGCTGGACAAGGATCAGCATATGGCCGGCTATGCCCTGCAAACCGCCTTCATCGGCGCGGGCGCGGTGATCGGGTCGGCCACCCCCTGGATGCTTGACCAGATGGGTGTCGCCAATGTCGCCGTCGGGCCGGGCGTGCCCGACACGGTGCGGATCAGCTTCTATATCGGGGGGGCGGCGCTGTTCCTGGCGGTGCTATGGACCGTGCTGACGACGCGCGAATATGCCCCCGACCAGATGGCCCGTTTTTCGCGGGCAGATGACGAAACCGCCGGTCGGGCACCGGCAACCCGCGCCATGCCTGCAGGTGGAGCAGGCTGGATCGCGACAGGCGTCGTCATATTGGCGATCGTGTGGACCTGGTCGCTGGAAAAGGAACTCTATCTGCTCGGCGCGTTGCTGGCCGCCTATGGCGTGGCGCGCCTCGTCGCCCGCTGGCTCCATGGTCAGGGTCGCAACGACAATCTGCTCAGCCATGTCGTCGGCGATTTCGCGGCCATGCCGCCGCTGATGAAGAAACTGGCGCTCGTCCAATTCTTCACCTGGTCCGCGCTGTTCATCATGTGGATCTATACCACGCCGGTCGTCGCCCAATATATGTTCGGATCGGCCGATCCCGCCAGCCCCGCCTATAATGCCGGGGCCAACTGGGTCGGCATATTGTTCGCCACCTATAATGGCGTCGCCGCTCTCGCCGCCCCGTTCCTGCTCCAACCGCTCGCCCGCCGCATCGGTCAGGCGAACACCCATGCCATCGCGCTGATGCTGGGCGCGCTGGGCTTCTTGTCCTTCCTGTTCCTGCGCGACGCGCAACTGCTGCTGCTCTCGGAAATCGCGATCGGCATCGCCTGGGCATCCACCCTCGCCATGCCCTATGCCATGCTCGCGTCCAGCGTGCCGCAGGCGAAGCTTGGCATCTACATGGGTCTGTTCAACGCCTTCGTCGTCATCCCGCAACTGCTGGTCGCCACCGTCATGGGCACCATCATGCGCCACGCCTTTCCGACCGAACCCATCTGGACCATGGCATTCGCCGCCGGTGTGATGCTGTTGGCGTCGGTGGCAACGCTACGCTGCCGCTAG
- a CDS encoding TonB-dependent receptor: MVTGYRASLQSSTNAKREPTGFTDSIFAQDIGKFPDTNIAESFNRIPGITINRDVNGEGVNVAIRGLGSNFTNVTLNGAPIAVSSSGATDAQGTDRSVDLSFFPTDLFTKLTVNKSYTANLLEGGAAGNIDMRSARPFDRPGTRFTYNIQGTNQSGVNKVGARGSAIFSTTNDTMGILVGVSGQRLFTDNRGFETIGYTNPALTTAQCGAATGCNTTGGGNWTIPGTVPAGAGGGLITGQTIDQAWLLANNPGASIQQIDNGIIPRLGRFTAQYGRRDRINAIASAEWRPNDAMHFYVDGLYGFKKNNLTRENIAWIVRNGQIIPTNTTYDKEDCSAGCQVTSGTYANSQFFLEYRPLTETTHLYSVNPGLDWEMSDRLKLSVQANYTRSTFHREIPTAGPVTAMGTGVTVDYAASPNGAPTITSNVDLNDPNNFVWNGGRVNISDERRVNETKGVRGALTWGDERLNIQLGGNYDDVSRRIRGFDNSQAWQNAVCGGNPNVFVPGPNSQPICVGAESVVPGSTGYPNYPGYGTGYTAGQTGPVTYGGSLVPVGQLPNFLMPGRAGFVTVDWDKFRKASNYDTFHDNAPESGGSNTGASGGLIREKSFATYLTASGKQQIGDNDLRFNVGVRYVKTDQTIEGRVSLADPRNTPTASTTLPDGARYPSIVTIVRTSNSYEKWLPAATVAYDLGDLAVIRAAYSKTMTRPDPAAQLPGVGFGDPSAATATIGNPALKPYFSNNLDLGVELYTGKEGLVSFSAFRKSLTGFTNNQITTQPFSFLAQYGINYDSLNPTQQQAINLRGGPAAATIQVQSQVNVPNKLTVNGLEFQWVQPLDFLTDRFGVRGFGFNANATLVDQRSDGPATAFGVAPFTYNVIGYYENGGVNLRVSTTFREGSQSSGANQNGIPAAALYSDDYQQWDFSSSLDLEKVFGWKGAPQLTLDIQNFTNSTLRSYFQFEGATFTQYKPGVQYLVGVRGTF; this comes from the coding sequence GTGGTTACCGGCTATCGCGCGTCGTTGCAAAGTTCCACCAATGCCAAGCGCGAACCGACCGGCTTTACCGATTCCATCTTTGCGCAGGATATTGGTAAATTTCCCGACACGAATATTGCCGAGTCGTTCAATCGCATTCCCGGCATCACGATCAATCGTGACGTTAATGGCGAAGGTGTGAACGTCGCGATCCGCGGGCTTGGTTCCAATTTCACCAACGTAACGCTAAATGGCGCGCCTATCGCGGTGTCTTCATCGGGCGCGACGGACGCGCAGGGAACGGATCGTTCGGTAGACTTAAGCTTCTTTCCTACTGATCTCTTTACGAAGCTGACGGTCAACAAAAGTTACACCGCCAACCTGCTGGAGGGCGGCGCTGCGGGCAATATCGACATGCGCTCAGCGCGCCCCTTCGATCGTCCCGGCACGCGCTTTACCTATAATATCCAAGGTACCAACCAGAGTGGCGTCAATAAGGTCGGCGCGCGCGGCTCAGCAATCTTCAGTACGACAAACGACACGATGGGTATCCTCGTAGGTGTGTCGGGGCAGCGGTTGTTTACCGATAACCGCGGCTTCGAGACGATTGGCTACACGAATCCGGCCCTGACCACCGCCCAGTGCGGCGCGGCGACCGGCTGCAACACGACGGGCGGCGGCAACTGGACCATCCCCGGCACCGTCCCGGCGGGCGCGGGCGGTGGCCTGATTACGGGTCAGACGATCGATCAGGCATGGCTGCTTGCCAACAATCCAGGTGCCTCTATCCAGCAGATCGACAATGGCATCATTCCCCGTCTTGGCCGCTTTACCGCGCAATATGGTCGGCGCGACCGTATTAACGCAATCGCCAGCGCCGAATGGCGTCCCAATGACGCAATGCATTTTTACGTCGATGGCCTCTATGGCTTTAAGAAGAACAATTTGACGCGCGAGAATATCGCCTGGATCGTCCGTAACGGACAGATTATTCCCACCAATACCACCTATGACAAGGAAGACTGCTCGGCTGGGTGCCAGGTGACGAGCGGCACCTACGCCAATTCTCAATTCTTCCTCGAATATCGGCCCCTGACCGAGACCACACACCTTTATAGCGTCAATCCGGGTCTGGATTGGGAAATGAGCGATCGCCTGAAACTGTCGGTTCAGGCCAATTATACCCGTAGTACCTTTCACCGGGAAATCCCCACCGCCGGTCCGGTCACCGCGATGGGCACCGGCGTGACAGTGGACTATGCCGCCAGTCCGAATGGCGCGCCGACGATCACGTCAAACGTTGACCTTAACGATCCGAATAATTTCGTCTGGAACGGCGGGCGCGTCAACATTTCAGACGAACGTCGCGTCAACGAGACCAAGGGCGTTCGCGGCGCGCTGACGTGGGGTGATGAGCGGCTCAATATTCAGCTCGGCGGCAATTATGACGATGTCAGCCGTCGCATCCGCGGCTTCGACAACAGCCAAGCTTGGCAGAATGCCGTGTGCGGGGGCAACCCTAATGTGTTCGTGCCCGGTCCCAATAGTCAGCCGATCTGCGTGGGTGCTGAGTCCGTCGTGCCCGGATCGACCGGCTACCCCAATTATCCGGGCTATGGCACCGGCTACACCGCCGGACAGACCGGTCCCGTCACTTATGGCGGTTCGCTCGTTCCGGTTGGCCAGTTGCCCAACTTCCTGATGCCGGGCCGTGCCGGTTTCGTTACCGTCGACTGGGACAAGTTCAGGAAAGCGTCCAATTACGACACCTTTCATGACAATGCGCCTGAATCGGGTGGTTCGAACACTGGCGCCAGCGGCGGACTAATCCGAGAGAAGTCCTTCGCCACCTATCTGACCGCCAGCGGCAAACAGCAGATCGGCGACAACGACCTGCGCTTCAATGTCGGCGTGCGCTACGTCAAGACCGACCAGACAATCGAGGGCCGCGTGTCGCTCGCCGATCCGCGCAATACGCCCACCGCCTCCACCACGCTCCCCGACGGCGCGCGCTATCCCAGCATCGTCACCATCGTGCGTACCAGCAACAGCTATGAAAAATGGCTGCCTGCCGCGACGGTCGCCTATGATCTGGGCGATCTAGCCGTGATACGCGCCGCCTATTCGAAGACGATGACGCGCCCAGATCCGGCGGCGCAGTTGCCGGGCGTTGGCTTTGGCGATCCATCGGCCGCTACCGCCACGATCGGCAACCCTGCGTTGAAGCCGTATTTCTCCAACAATCTGGACCTGGGCGTCGAACTCTACACCGGAAAGGAAGGTCTGGTATCGTTTAGCGCTTTCCGCAAGTCGCTGACCGGTTTCACCAACAACCAGATCACCACCCAGCCTTTCTCCTTCCTCGCCCAATATGGCATCAATTATGACTCGCTCAATCCCACGCAGCAGCAGGCCATCAACTTACGCGGTGGCCCCGCGGCTGCGACCATCCAGGTCCAGTCGCAGGTCAACGTTCCCAACAAGCTGACCGTCAACGGCCTGGAATTTCAGTGGGTCCAGCCGCTCGATTTCCTGACCGATCGCTTCGGCGTGCGCGGCTTCGGCTTCAACGCCAACGCGACGCTGGTCGATCAACGCAGCGACGGTCCCGCCACCGCCTTCGGGGTCGCACCGTTCACTTACAACGTCATCGGCTATTATGAAAATGGCGGCGTCAACCTGCGCGTTTCAACGACTTTCCGCGAAGGATCGCAAAGCAGCGGTGCTAACCAGAACGGCATTCCTGCCGCAGCCCTCTACTCCGACGACTATCAGCAGTGGGATTTCTCCTCCAGTCTCGATCTCGAAAAGGTCTTCGGATGGAAGGGCGCGCCGCAGTTGACCCTGGATATTCAAAACTTCACCAACTCCACCCTGCGCAGCTACTTCCAGTTCGAAGGTGCTACCTTCACGCAGTATAAGCCAGGCGTCCAATATCTCGTCGGTGTGCGCGGCACTTTCTGA